The DNA segment CTGACTACTATTACGGTTCGTGCATGTATTATCtgagtacatttttttttaaagatcatTAATGTAAAGATCATTTGAATTATGCACTATCCCTATTTTAGGGTGTTCCTTGTTTTAGTAAAGGTCAGcgttaataattattattatcctCAATGCATTCGAGACCCGGGATGCCCTTGTGAAAACGCATTGCCACAAGATGGATGGCAGCCACCATCTCATTTAACAAAGCCTGGATAccgttcaatatattttatttataataattacatGTAGATATCCAACTGCCATGTTATCAAGTGTTAGACTATCTGAAACTAGTTGTCTTTGTCTATCCTGTACTGGTTCGAGTTTTATCTTACCTGCTTTCAGCTTCCGGGtttctaaatgttttgatttctgAATGATTTTGATATATACAGGCTTATTCCCACTTCTTTTCTGGAGATGAACATGGTATAGGGTAATACATACATGAGAATGTATATTTACAAAACCATCCGAAGACGTGGTGTCAAGTTTAGACCTTCAAGTTTTCCTGTGTACTGGTCAATGCCTTTCTGTATTTCCTCATTTGATTCTATTGTTAATCTTGGTTTCACTTGTTCTTCACAATTAAATGTTGATATGAAAGGTCACCATCTACAATTCTTATTTGCAGTAGTCTTCGATTCCTCCGAATCCATGGGAAATTCCTTGAACATGACCTTTGCTAATCATGACCTGTCTCATGAAAGTTCAATGTCCTGTTCAATTTTACATGccagtataaatataaaatgcacaTGTTTCTCATCAGAAATGGCTTAGGATGTCCCCACACCCAAGCCAGACCATGTTCAATTGAGACTAAAACTATTGTAAAAGTTCTCGTTTTACTCTTCCCGACGGAGTAAATACATGAACTGTTATTTGTTACTTGGTGCGGCGACATGCATCGATTGAACTTCTTGTCCTTTTTTACTGACATAGCTCTCTAAAAACTGCATTGCTAACCAATGCTTCGGTTTCAATTGACATCTCTTTTGTTTTAAGGTAATAGTGATTTGGGATTAAATGTTAGACCAGTGCTAGGTAAACCATTACACATCTTCATTGACATTATCTTCCGGCTCGGCTATTAAACAGATTCCATTCTGCTTGTACTGTTTATATAGGTTTGTGATACTGTGACTGTCAAAAGCCTCTTTTGcttcttttctttatttcattaagtGTTTCTTTTAAACCCAACAACTCTTTCAGAATAATGACCTTAGAGGGTGGAAATTATATCCTCAcgttataattttaacaaatccAAAATTTTAGAAATGCCCTAGGACTATTAACACTTTAATCAAGATGTCTTAGCTTTTAAAGAAACTGTTTACCCAAAGACTTTTGATTCGAGTATGCCCTTATACTCCTATACCAAATAAGAATGTTCCAGAAAATCGGCAAGAACGTTCTTTGAAATTCATTATAGATCTTGCTTAAATGGAATAAATGGAAAATTGGAAGAACTTTCTGAACAAATCTTGAACTAGATGCTAAAAATATTAAAGAGGAAAACgcagtttatttttatgaatataggCCACAATGCAGATGGAATTGCAttattaaacaatgaactactgaaattaaaatgcatatacatgtaacgATATACAAAATGGGCTATTTCCGCAATTTTGCTTTAAAGATatgcatgatttatttaatCCCTTTACACATATTGTGCAtgatcaacattttaatatatcgTGGTAAACGATTTTAACCGCAATGACAACCGgatgtatgttatttttttttttacttggtTTATTAGTGATTACCACTTTATCGATTAACAGAATTGATTGAAACTATATTGttacatatttgatttgttACGGTgagtattttataatatttttttaccgaTATATCCAATAATATGTACATTTCCAGGGAGAGATGATCGAAGTTCAAAGGATTATATGGTGTCTACTTTTTACCGCTGTGTCAGAGGTAGAGCCCTCTCATTTCAGGGGTGCAATTATCACGTGGAAGCCAGGAGAAAATGAggtaattgtttttgaaaataaatacaaggaTCCTTCAAAAAGTACTGTTATATGGTAACCACTATAGtgaattgtctttggtaaaaaaCTGCATTATTTACCCTCAATTGTTGATTGATAAACATATGCACGTCTACGtgaatttcaagaaaaatgttcgttttttttgcatattgtGAAGATGCATAccatttataattttgttactTGTTTTCACGTTtgttcaagtttcattttcaaTCCTTGATTATAAATTGGTTTGACATTGAAAACGGTTACTAGCAAGCCATTTATTACATGGCGTATTTCTTTCTAAGATAAGTCACTCCTTTCTCAAATTGTAGGTTAAAGACTCATTGTTACTTAAATAAGCACTAAGAAACAATCGATGGAGATATTTTTAACTGGCCGGCGAAGAATACATCAAATATTGTGGGAAATCATTCATATTGAAAGGGAAatcgttttaaaacaaaatatagggttgaatatagaTAGCATCCTCACAAAACTAAgccttcagtcctttgattttatgaaaattttgcagatttccatgttatctttaaaaccgtcttTGGCTGAGTCGGAATGTTTTGgcaatttgtgacgtcattttcttcaaatattttacataggaaATCATTTGGAATAAAAGATTAGCTATGTCGCTTTTATCtctaataatgttttctttatttgttcctagttttattacaatgatgctttttatcaTGAAACTCTATGGtttcacagttttaaaccttttatatttttaggcAGACTGTGTGTTATGCTAATAGTTTCAAAGAACGATaacatcgtatctttgaaaagtttttgcattagttactctgaattgtattcttCCGtttgcagatagagttgggatctctaatcattgaagtacttgggttaacatattagtttattatcatttgttttattatcaagttGCCTAAAGTTAGTGCATACTTTGatcacaggggcaggttgcgttgttttgacacaccacgcccccgtccgttttttttttatcatttttttttatcaaattttagaatgaatatgatgtggtaactgtaacttgtgaaaataggcaaaaaaaaactattttttttatattttttattttattatctttgtaaagagtgacgacttgaccctgaatttccatgtatttgccgacatgaccctgtttaagaggccataacttgtatcaaatcttaaccaaactctacatttttggactttccttgtagagttagtgtcaatctttaagaaaatgtacagttttaacgaaaacaaatgcaatttcaaacccGAATTTCCTAAAACATGTTACTCGACGAACCAACTACCCGCAAATTTCACCGAAATTTTTCATACTAAAATGCATTATCCCGGTATTGCATCATAAATTCAACACGTGTGCTTAAGAGAAACAATATATCTATCACGATACAGGTGAAATGGAAGTCAAATATCGATATATGATAGATAAAGCACATTATAAATTCTATATCATATTCAGACCATCAACATGTCCGGCTCATCATAAGGTTTCACGCAGGTCAAGAAAGTAGTTCGTCTGTTGTCTCACGATAGcttatgttttttaacattattatggGGCGTGTAAAAAGtatcaaaagaaaaaatatgaaaaagagcATGATCCATCGAAACATGGCTCGATTATCCCTACGTATTCCTAAATGGTTAAAAcacttttgatatatttcatttatcaccactttatatcttatataacatttaataacacATACAATGTAACTTAACCGTTTAATCAAATTTTTCAATACTGATGTGAAAAACTATCAAATCAACGGAATTTGAATGCgaatatgtaataaaaacattacaaactTTGTTCTTCGTAGTaccaataaatgttgaaatgataaCCTTGCacatgttatacattttttccCCTTCGATTATTttcttacatgcaaaatttgtttcaattatattcTTTTGAAGAATGAGGTTATCATCGATTTCCGTATATCATGGCGTATGTCTGATAACCGAGCGTTCAAGTGTGATGATGACGTCATTGCTAATGGTACAATCATTGGTGGAGGCGATATTGTGTGTGACGGCAACTGTTATGGTATAATTGGCCAACTTTTCTACAGATGTACTGATTACAGCATAAGTGAAGACTGGTCGTCTGGCAGAGGAAGAATCACAGAGACCATTAATCCATTGGATATTTTTAAACCAATCAGATTTGTGTACTACTTTtctaacatttttacatttttatattgactTGTGTGttaatgtataaataattaaatatatatgttctaaTAGATCGTTTAGAAGCACAAAATACATCGTAACTTCAAATTTCAGTAACAAGGAACTAGTTGTGTTTTACTAAAAGAGACGTGTTAGATATACTTCGGGACAAGTTTCATATTTAGATCTAAGTGTAAGCAGAGTGTAAAAACTAAAAAGGTTCATTTCTGGAAATCTATGTGTCTTAAACGCAAATAACGACTATTTCTTTCgagagttttttttacaataatttaaaagGATCGATCATTCGGAAGCAAAAGATCTTATAGTAAGAAACTATGCTGCACGGTTTAATTGAGATTGTTCATTGGTCTACCACCGGCTTAAGCAGAACTCGAATATGCGATTCAGTCTTAATCTACTTACGgcataaattattatgttccTACTATTAAATGGATGTATGAGAAGGTGTTGAAATATTAACTTCTATTATACATTTATCAgctaaacatgtacaatgtcTTCGAAACTTGGACTTTCCTACCTTTTTAAAGAACTAAAACCTCTCCCATGTTAATCATTCTTTCTACCCTTCATATTATAATCCAAAGGGTTACCTTACCTCATCAAATGTCGATATTTTATGTGGCCCGTGTGATGTTAACTATTGACTGTGCTGCATGTTTAGCTGTTTTACACAATGGTCGTTTCTAGCTTTACTGGGAACGCTTGGATTTCTACCCTGAACAATGGTGGGGGTGATTGGAATTTAAGAGTCACAGCTTTCCTGATTGCGAGGAACGATACAAACACCATCAATTCCTCGCCGACAGCCGAAATAGCCCCTATAGTGAGGCTGCAGTCTGGATGTAATCACACCATTACTGTTCCAGGTACTGACTTAATTCGTTGCGGTATATACTTATCGACAGAGAATCTAGTAAAACATAGCAAGGTAAACAGAAATGGACCCAATGTATGAAAAACACACTCACAACCTTATATTGATACACATCGGACTGCTACGTTCATGGCCGGATGGTTTGTCAGCATATTCCTGTCATGAACCTTTACGAAGTGTATATATGTCCAGTAGTGGCAACATAGCTACACTCTAGAACACAAATGCATATATGTtcatatacattcaataacctcTAATATCTGTTAAACCCGTTAAGaattaattaagttaaataaaagCTCTTTGCACTTTCCTTTCATAATCGTGAACATTCCTTGTCGTAGTTGGAGATATAGACGGCGACATTGTACGATGTAGATGGGCAGACACTCCAGAGGAATGCGGTGGAGTTTGCAACGGTCTACCAAATGCGGAATTAGATAACGTATGATCAAAACTCtacatataaaatgtaaaatatcatgtACCAGTTGAAAGACTTCAATGATCCTGAATGTTATTTTTCGATAACGATGATATTTAAGTACATGCACTAATTTATTTCCAGGTAACATGCTCGATAACTTACAGTACAATTTATGAGACGGGCTGGTATGCTGTTGCAATACAAGTTGAGGACTTTGCAACCTTCTCTTCGGTGAATGCGCTCAGCAGTATTCCCGTACAATTCCTGGTTTTTGTCTACACAGCAAACGAAAACGAAACATGTGGGCAGTATATGGTGTTCATAAATCCAACACCACCGGACGATGCGTGTATAGGTATTCCAAAGGGACATGTGTACAGCTCCGCTATTGCAGTCAAAATGGCACATTCGGACAGAAGGTTTTTATTTCTAACTTCTCCGTCTGCCTTTTAAGGAATCCGACCAACAACTATGTATtgttggatgcctggtgaccctaCAGTATCATTTGGAAGggttatttttgttgaaaaacatggtcaaaattaacagcaacaatatcattataaagcaaatgttttagccttcaaagattgcaaacagttttattgatttaatgcGCTGTTTTGGCATTGTAtctatgttttatcatttcaattcaAACTATAATAAGAGCACGTATGGCAAATAATTGTGATGGGCTTTATCCTACGTTTTGTTACAACCGTGTTATTTGTAATCAAGTACCGGTATAACATGAAACGAACGTTTTTTTATTGATCGAATGGTGAAAGGAGGGTGTCATCTTTTTAAGCTTAAATATCTTATTTGCTTATTTGTTATGCTTCAGCATAAGTGAAATTAAAACAACGTCTCCACTTGGAATGACAAAATCACGTTTGTACCAGATTTCGCCTTCCGAATGGGCTGTAAATATCACATATTCACCAACCAATGAGAGTGGCGTTTCAAATGTCTTCTGTTTTAACGCGAAAGAATCATCAGGGTATGTAGGTCGGATTTACTTTGGATTTTGTagattatatcaattattaagGTGTTCGTGCGTGTTTCAACATGATATGTTTGCGTATGGTTATCTCTAATCTCAACGTGTATTTACTCAAATTCCATTATGATAGAAGGAGTAATGGTAACCCAAACTTGGTATTTGTTGAGGGTTACATTCCTTTTATATTCCAACATTGCTAATATAACTAAGTACATTAGATTTCAACTTTCCACTggacatttcattgaaatagttTACATAGAACAACTTGCacatagtaaaacaaataatgcgCTTTAATATTTATGCTACAGGTTGGAGGGCCCCAAAAGATGTGTCACTCTTTTGACTGGAGGTAAAAAGCcgaattgaattaaaaatgttttctgtgtATATATCTTACTCAAAGCGCGGTGAGTTTTGTAAAACAGACATTAGTTTAAGCAAGCATGGGCTTGTATCAAAGTGTAGACTATATATATGTGAAACGTTAATTCTTATACAATCGattacatgttttgtatttatcttAAGAAACTTGATACTCAGTTGAactaaataattatgaaatgtttaaaatttccaGGTTGGTAACATAACGGCATTAATgacattctttaaattaaaatataagacaCAGAAACAGAAATATGTTAACGAAATACTCACATGACTGCGACTGTTGTACCACGCTTGTAGTTTTCCTTGGTACTTGCTTACACAGATtgtaaatatttggaaatgttttAGTCACCCCTCCTGCAATTGTTGAAGGATCACAATCACCTACAAGCGCGGTTAACCCAGATCAGAGAACATGGTCGCTTGTTTTGAATTCTACGGAGGTAGGATATTTTTCAGAATCATATTATTTGCAATGTTACTTGTTTTATTACTCAGTGTATTTATTTGAAgtcaattttgaataatatataacattttgcaatatgtactatgtttattaaatgttagaTGTCGGTTCATTATACCACACATGTGAAAAAACGACTATATGAAATAATGGTAAATCGCCTCCAAATCCAACATTATGTGGGATTGGAAAACGAATAGTTCAAAGTATTTGCTGACTGCAGTCGACTATTACTCGTTCCATTTCTAATCTGTTCAGTGTTTGTCTTATTTAGTTTACCCGCGGCACTCGTCAATCGTTCATCAATTTGTTTAGTGACAACAATACCCTCATGGAAAGTATTCCTGCCTCCAATAGAGAGAGGGTTTTCCTCGACCAGAATAACAGAACTCTCACGTTCTTCACCACAACTAgtttaatggaaaaacaaacCTACTACTTCACCTTTGATTTTGGTGTGTAGATATCTTTTCAAAACACACttgattgtataaagttttatacACATGTCGTGCATGATTTTTCAAAACCACCACGAAATACAagtctttttatgtttataaaattcttCTTTTTATTGTACTAGGTATTGTAAAAGGAGTGACTCACTGTGGGGCAGAATCCCCAGCCATT comes from the Mya arenaria isolate MELC-2E11 chromosome 13, ASM2691426v1 genome and includes:
- the LOC128212825 gene encoding uncharacterized protein LOC128212825 isoform X2, with protein sequence MIEVQRIIWCLLFTAVSEVEPSHFRGAIITWKPGENENEVIIDFRISWRMSDNRAFKCDDDVIANGTIIGGGDIVCDGNCYGIIGQLFYRCTDYSISEDWSSGRGRITETINPLDIFKPIRFVFTGNAWISTLNNGGGDWNLRVTAFLIARNDTNTINSSPTAEIAPIVRLQSGCNHTITVPVGDIDGDIVRCRWADTPEECGGVCNGLPNAELDNVTCSITYSTIYETGWYAVAIQVEDFATFSSVNALSSIPVQFLVFVYTANENETCGQYMVFINPTPPDDACIGIPKGHVYSSAIAVKMAHSDRSISEIKTTSPLGMTKSRLYQISPSEWAVNITYSPTNESGVSNVFCFNAKESSGLEGPKRCVTLLTGVTPPAIVEGSQSPTSAVNPDQRTWSLVLNSTEFTRGTRQSFINLFSDNNTLMESIPASNRERVFLDQNNRTLTFFTTTSLMEKQTYYFTFDFGIVKGVTHCGAESPAIDNHSFWRITIRDITPPRIILNSPSVSNSTGYVLWNINEEVLSVICKLTRPNVSIETVFPCQSPWEEHMLDEGVYIFSMTATDLEGNSATEKHAWTVDTTPPVLTMQRTPPTISNSTRANFQWTCTYPCTVACNVMTDNQTYQVNCNIQGVVWRLPSMDSNVTYILDISAMDTVGNEIRVQYSWITERSSKRLADVLHNGDMDKQHNYTVSRAVNIPEFITGDYFILVETDVFDKVYEFLE
- the LOC128212825 gene encoding uncharacterized protein LOC128212825 isoform X1, whose translation is MIEVQRIIWCLLFTAVSEVEPSHFRGAIITWKPGENENEVIIDFRISWRMSDNRAFKCDDDVIANGTIIGGGDIVCDGNCYGIIGQLFYRCTDYSISEDWSSGRGRITETINPLDIFKPIRFVFTGNAWISTLNNGGGDWNLRVTAFLIARNDTNTINSSPTAEIAPIVRLQSGCNHTITVPVGDIDGDIVRCRWADTPEECGGVCNGLPNAELDNVTCSITYSTIYETGWYAVAIQVEDFATFSSVNALSSIPVQFLVFVYTANENETCGQYMVFINPTPPDDACIGIPKGHVYSSAIAVKMAHSDRSISEIKTTSPLGMTKSRLYQISPSEWAVNITYSPTNESGVSNVFCFNAKESSGLEGPKRCVTLLTGVTPPAIVEGSQSPTSAVNPDQRTWSLVLNSTEFTRGTRQSFINLFSDNNTLMESIPASNRERVFLDQNNRTLTFFTTTSLMEKQTYYFTFDFGIVKGVTHCGAESPAIDNHSFWRITIRDITPPRIILNSPSVSNSTGYVLWNINEEVLSVICKLTRPNVSIETVFPCQSPWEEHMLDEGVYIFSMTATDLEGNSATEKHAWTVDTTPPVLTMQRTPPTISNSTRANFQWTCTYPCTVACNVMTDNQTYQVNCNIQGVVWRLPSMDSNVTYILDISAMDTVGNEIRVQYSWITDFGKPNITFCDKERSSKRLADVLHNGDMDKQHNYTVSRAVNIPEFITGDYFILVETDVFDKVYEFLE